Proteins encoded in a region of the Brevundimonas vesicularis genome:
- a CDS encoding DUF3576 domain-containing protein: MSLNKALVRNVAVVLVSGVALGASLSACSSIPFVGGKKSAPKTNVQQGIGVNAFLWRASLDTLSFMPLLTADPWGGVINYDWYINPQTPNERFKATVFILDTRLRADALNVTVTKEVKGADGQWTAAPVAAQTEADLENAILTKARQLNLSNAG; encoded by the coding sequence ATGAGCCTCAACAAGGCCCTGGTTCGGAACGTCGCGGTCGTGCTGGTCTCGGGCGTGGCCCTGGGCGCGTCCCTGTCGGCCTGCTCGAGCATTCCCTTCGTCGGCGGCAAGAAGTCTGCGCCCAAGACGAACGTGCAACAGGGCATCGGCGTCAACGCCTTCCTGTGGCGCGCCTCGCTCGACACCCTCAGCTTCATGCCGCTGCTGACCGCCGATCCGTGGGGCGGCGTCATCAACTATGACTGGTACATCAACCCCCAGACGCCGAACGAGCGCTTCAAGGCGACCGTCTTCATCCTGGACACCCGTCTGCGCGCCGACGCGCTGAACGTCACGGTGACCAAGGAAGTGAAGGGCGCCGATGGTCAGTGGACCGCCGCCCCGGTCGCCGCCCAGACCGAGGCCGATCTGGAAAACGCCATCCTGACCAAGGCGCGCCAGCTGAACCTGTCGAACGCCGGCTAA
- a CDS encoding YggS family pyridoxal phosphate-dependent enzyme: MTSSSSAFSAPSIAERVAEVRARIDAACHAAGRDPASVTLTAVSKTQAPEAIDAILATGQRIFGENRVQEAQGRWADRREALPGLELRLIGPLQTNKAEDAVALFDVIETLDREKLARALAQAGEKRGRSPRVLVQVNTGAEPQKAGVLPDAADALIAAARDTYGLTVEGLMCIPPADQDAGPHFQMLRAMAKRNGVLVLSMGMSGDYETAIRCGATHVRVGTALFGERNRPETPSSS, from the coding sequence ATGACCTCTTCTTCCTCCGCTTTTTCCGCCCCGTCCATCGCCGAAAGGGTCGCCGAGGTGCGGGCGCGCATCGACGCCGCCTGCCATGCGGCCGGTCGGGATCCGGCGAGCGTGACCCTGACCGCCGTTTCCAAGACGCAAGCCCCAGAGGCCATCGACGCTATCCTGGCGACGGGTCAGCGGATCTTCGGCGAGAACCGAGTTCAAGAGGCGCAGGGCCGGTGGGCTGATCGTCGCGAAGCCTTGCCGGGCCTGGAGTTGCGGCTGATCGGCCCCTTGCAGACCAACAAGGCCGAGGATGCGGTCGCCCTGTTCGATGTGATCGAAACCCTGGACCGTGAAAAACTGGCGCGCGCCCTGGCGCAGGCGGGCGAAAAGCGCGGCCGATCGCCGCGCGTCCTGGTCCAGGTCAACACCGGCGCGGAGCCCCAGAAGGCCGGCGTCCTGCCCGATGCCGCCGACGCCCTGATTGCGGCTGCGCGCGACACCTATGGGCTGACGGTCGAGGGTCTGATGTGCATTCCCCCGGCGGATCAGGATGCAGGGCCACATTTTCAGATGTTGCGGGCCATGGCCAAACGCAACGGTGTATTGGTCCTTTCGATGGGCATGAGCGGCGACTACGAGACCGCCATACGGTGCGGCGCGACGCACGTCAGGGTCGGAACGGCCTTGTTCGGGGAACGAAATCGACCCGAAACGCCCTCTAGCTCGTAA
- a CDS encoding exodeoxyribonuclease III encodes MTLRLATWNINSVRLRIDQVVRFVAERAPDVLMLQEIKCTTDQFPRGAFEEMGMPHLRVAGQKGWHGVAIASRLPLEDSDTFQVCKLGHARCVSARVSSIDVQNFYIPAGGDVPDRTLNPKFDHKMDFYEQLTAIVAKQDKSRPLVMAGDFNIAPGEGDVWNHRYMSKIVSHTPIEVETLNRLQETGGFADVLRDRFPEPHKLASWWSYRAADFRKSNRGLRLDHIWTSPGLTPAVVKDTARIHDDVREWDRPSDHAPVTVDLDV; translated from the coding sequence ATGACCCTTCGCCTTGCCACCTGGAACATCAACTCCGTCCGCCTGCGCATCGATCAGGTGGTCCGCTTCGTCGCCGAACGCGCGCCCGATGTCCTGATGCTTCAGGAGATCAAATGCACCACGGACCAGTTCCCGCGCGGCGCCTTCGAGGAGATGGGCATGCCCCACCTTCGCGTGGCGGGCCAGAAGGGCTGGCACGGCGTCGCCATCGCCAGCCGCCTGCCGCTTGAGGACAGCGACACCTTCCAGGTCTGCAAACTGGGTCATGCGCGCTGCGTCTCGGCCCGCGTTTCCAGCATCGACGTGCAGAACTTCTACATCCCGGCCGGCGGCGACGTTCCCGATCGGACGCTGAACCCCAAGTTCGATCACAAGATGGATTTTTACGAGCAGCTGACCGCGATCGTGGCCAAGCAGGACAAGTCTCGTCCCCTGGTCATGGCCGGCGATTTCAATATCGCCCCCGGCGAAGGCGATGTTTGGAATCACCGCTACATGTCCAAGATCGTCAGCCACACGCCGATCGAGGTCGAGACCCTGAACCGGCTTCAGGAGACGGGCGGTTTCGCCGATGTGCTGCGCGACCGTTTCCCCGAGCCCCATAAACTGGCCAGCTGGTGGAGCTATCGCGCCGCCGACTTCCGCAAATCGAATCGCGGTCTGCGCCTGGACCACATCTGGACCTCGCCCGGCCTGACCCCCGCCGTGGTCAAGGACACCGCCCGCATCCACGACGACGTCCGCGAATGGGATCGTCCCAGCGACCACGCGCCGGTCACGGTCGATCTGGACGTCTGA
- a CDS encoding PLP-dependent aminotransferase family protein, whose amino-acid sequence MSSRSIGLVSLTRHLGTWRSPGAGAAYRQLAGAIRLLILDGRLPLAARLPGERELAQALGLSRTTVSAAYGRLRDDGFLTGGQGAAARTSLPNGPAPRHEATSTDKTGLIDLTAAVLPADPNVHAAYVRALERLPANLPGHGYETAGLEALREAVAAGYRRRGLATSSGQILITHGAHNGLVHLLRLTTGPGAPVVFDHPTYPQAIDAILAAGGRAVPVALPDGEGEEGWDVEGLVAACRSSNAAMAYLVLDHNNPTGRMMRAADRTRLLAGLKGSETLLVLDETLVELTLSGPPALSASAVDAPRMVRLGSMSKSVWGGLRIGWIRADRAVIQRLAQSRASFDLGVPILEQLAAVELLNDGGKALAARRPLLRARRDHLRARLAEKLPEWVCPRPAGGLSLWARLPGPISSALTIAAEAEGLRLGAGPRFGVDGAFERRLRLPYTLPEDQLDEAVIRLGRAARKVGRGRKAPASVKPVAVY is encoded by the coding sequence ATGTCGTCGCGGTCGATCGGTCTTGTATCCCTGACGCGCCACCTCGGCACCTGGCGGTCGCCGGGTGCAGGCGCGGCCTACCGGCAGCTCGCAGGGGCGATACGACTGCTGATTCTGGATGGCCGACTGCCCTTGGCGGCGCGGTTGCCCGGCGAACGGGAACTGGCCCAGGCGCTGGGCTTGAGCCGAACGACCGTCTCGGCCGCCTACGGACGCCTGCGGGATGACGGGTTTCTGACCGGCGGGCAGGGCGCCGCCGCGCGCACCAGCCTGCCGAACGGACCGGCGCCGCGTCATGAGGCGACGTCAACGGACAAGACTGGCCTGATCGACCTGACCGCCGCCGTCCTGCCGGCCGATCCCAATGTGCACGCTGCCTATGTGCGGGCGCTGGAGCGTTTGCCGGCCAACCTGCCGGGACACGGTTACGAGACGGCGGGGCTGGAGGCGCTGCGCGAAGCGGTAGCGGCCGGCTATCGGCGGCGCGGCCTGGCGACCTCTTCGGGTCAGATTTTGATCACGCACGGCGCGCACAATGGACTGGTCCATCTTCTGCGCCTGACGACGGGCCCCGGCGCCCCGGTGGTGTTCGACCATCCCACCTATCCGCAGGCGATCGACGCCATTCTGGCGGCGGGCGGTCGCGCCGTGCCCGTCGCCTTGCCGGACGGCGAGGGCGAGGAGGGTTGGGATGTCGAGGGTCTGGTTGCGGCCTGCCGAAGCAGCAATGCGGCCATGGCCTATCTTGTGTTGGATCACAACAATCCGACGGGGCGGATGATGCGGGCAGCGGACCGGACGCGCTTGCTGGCGGGGCTCAAGGGGTCGGAGACCCTGCTGGTGCTGGACGAGACACTGGTCGAACTGACCTTGAGCGGACCGCCGGCGCTCAGCGCCTCGGCCGTCGATGCGCCGCGGATGGTCAGGCTGGGTTCGATGTCCAAGAGCGTCTGGGGCGGTTTGCGGATCGGTTGGATCCGCGCGGACCGGGCGGTGATCCAGCGCCTGGCCCAAAGTCGCGCCAGCTTCGATCTGGGTGTTCCGATCCTGGAGCAGCTGGCGGCGGTCGAACTGTTGAACGACGGCGGCAAGGCCCTGGCGGCGCGCCGGCCCCTCTTGCGCGCCCGGCGGGATCATCTGCGGGCGCGGCTCGCTGAAAAACTGCCTGAGTGGGTCTGTCCCCGCCCGGCTGGGGGATTGTCCCTGTGGGCGCGCCTGCCCGGGCCGATCAGTTCCGCTTTGACGATCGCGGCTGAGGCCGAAGGCCTGCGCCTCGGCGCCGGTCCGCGATTCGGCGTCGACGGCGCCTTCGAACGCCGGCTGCGCCTGCCTTACACCCTGCCGGAAGATCAGCTGGATGAGGCGGTGATTCGGCTCGGGCGCGCCGCCAGGAAGGTCGGCCGGGGTCGAAAGGCGCCGGCGTCGGTCAAGCCGGTCGCCGTCTATTGA
- a CDS encoding YczE/YyaS/YitT family protein, with protein sequence MTRRLIQLFAGLFLYGLSIALIVRADLGLDPWDVLNQGVFERFAKPAGISFGLVVNLIGMAVLLLWIPLRQKPGIGTVANVLVIGTVANFGLDWIPSDLGLPLLACLLIAGIVLNGVASGAYIGAGLGPGPRDGLMTGIVARTGWPVKWVRTAIEVTVITVGWLLGGSVGVGTLLYALTIGPLVHVFLPLFTIRR encoded by the coding sequence ATGACCCGTCGCCTGATCCAGCTCTTCGCCGGCCTGTTTCTCTACGGCCTGTCCATCGCCCTGATCGTCCGCGCCGATCTCGGTCTGGATCCGTGGGACGTGCTGAACCAAGGGGTGTTCGAGCGGTTCGCGAAACCCGCCGGGATCAGCTTCGGTCTGGTGGTCAATCTGATCGGTATGGCCGTGCTGCTGCTATGGATTCCCCTGCGCCAGAAGCCTGGAATCGGCACTGTGGCCAATGTGTTGGTTATAGGCACGGTCGCCAATTTCGGTCTGGACTGGATCCCGTCCGACCTAGGCCTACCGCTCCTGGCCTGCTTGCTCATCGCCGGCATCGTCCTGAACGGCGTGGCCAGCGGGGCCTATATTGGCGCGGGCCTCGGTCCCGGTCCCCGCGACGGCCTGATGACCGGCATCGTCGCGCGCACAGGCTGGCCGGTGAAATGGGTGCGGACGGCCATCGAAGTGACCGTTATCACCGTCGGCTGGCTGTTGGGCGGTTCGGTCGGAGTGGGCACGTTGCTTTACGCCCTGACTATCGGCCCGCTGGTCCACGTCTTCCTGCCGCTGTTCACGATCCGCCGATAA
- a CDS encoding S41 family peptidase — translation MIAAFALAALLQQSPMPSVAPDGVFRLRGYGLVIVRAGQDLRVYHEAGGVCWPDPDGEDVKDSFAAVVAVADGIGLTEAHDDQASIYVFDRLPALPPACRHPDSSDRAAVLAISDLMQAYYPGFEARKIDFQARRSDVLARLSQTSSPSQAFAAAADLLSGLDDAHIELSAEIEGRAQDLQVSSGRTLDAVNARSEPRPERAWLGAWREGVLQTILDGEGHAVANNRVFWGVNDGVGYLAIVTMGGFDAEDAASTEPLEAALDEAMIAFDGTRAVIVDVSNNRGGYDSVSRLIASRFADQPRVAYTKRGWGSGVALQVVEVRPSDRPGYHGPVWLLTSDITVSAGETFSQMMTVLPNVTHAGTRTRGAFSDQSPVVLANGWRFAMPMELYVDPQGHLLEGRGLMPQVRIDLYPEGDLDHGHAKAVKALMRRLSH, via the coding sequence ATGATCGCCGCCTTCGCCCTCGCCGCCTTGCTCCAGCAATCACCGATGCCGTCCGTGGCGCCGGACGGCGTGTTCCGATTGCGCGGCTATGGCCTGGTGATCGTCCGCGCCGGGCAAGACCTCCGGGTCTATCACGAGGCTGGCGGGGTCTGCTGGCCCGACCCTGATGGGGAAGATGTGAAAGACAGCTTCGCCGCCGTCGTCGCCGTGGCTGACGGCATAGGCTTGACCGAAGCGCACGACGATCAGGCGAGCATCTATGTGTTCGACAGGCTGCCGGCTTTGCCCCCGGCCTGCCGACATCCAGATTCGAGCGACCGTGCCGCCGTCCTGGCCATCTCGGATTTGATGCAGGCCTACTATCCCGGTTTCGAGGCTCGAAAGATCGATTTCCAAGCCCGTCGCAGCGACGTGCTTGCGCGTCTTTCGCAGACGTCATCCCCCAGCCAGGCGTTCGCCGCCGCCGCCGACCTTCTGTCGGGACTGGATGACGCACATATCGAACTGAGCGCAGAAATCGAAGGCCGCGCGCAGGACCTTCAGGTGTCGAGCGGACGAACCCTGGACGCGGTCAACGCCCGCTCCGAGCCAAGACCCGAGAGAGCGTGGCTGGGCGCGTGGCGCGAAGGCGTCCTTCAGACCATCCTTGACGGTGAAGGTCACGCCGTCGCCAACAATCGGGTCTTCTGGGGTGTGAACGACGGCGTAGGCTATCTGGCGATCGTGACCATGGGAGGGTTCGACGCCGAGGACGCCGCTTCCACAGAGCCGCTGGAAGCCGCGCTGGACGAAGCGATGATCGCGTTCGACGGGACGCGAGCAGTCATCGTGGACGTGTCCAACAATCGCGGCGGTTATGACTCTGTCAGCCGGTTGATCGCGTCGCGTTTCGCCGACCAGCCGCGCGTCGCCTACACCAAGAGGGGCTGGGGATCGGGCGTCGCTCTGCAGGTCGTGGAGGTGCGACCCTCGGATCGACCGGGCTATCACGGCCCTGTCTGGCTTCTGACCAGCGATATCACCGTCAGCGCCGGCGAGACATTCAGCCAGATGATGACGGTTCTGCCCAATGTCACGCACGCCGGGACCCGGACGAGAGGCGCGTTTTCGGATCAGAGCCCCGTGGTTCTCGCCAATGGTTGGCGCTTCGCCATGCCCATGGAGCTTTACGTCGATCCGCAAGGCCATCTGCTTGAAGGACGCGGGCTGATGCCGCAGGTCCGCATCGACCTCTATCCCGAGGGCGATCTGGACCATGGTCACGCCAAGGCCGTAAAGGCCTTGATGCGACGACTTTCGCATTAG
- a CDS encoding NtrZ family periplasmic regulatory protein, which translates to MAGFEGFGMRFGGFLAVMVATTAMAASTSALAQSTSTVSLSEAQAAQRNAPAPQRRGLRLNDRGRWGLDFNLNQPVGRETDWGDVEAGAYYRLNDRLRVGAAAAVSTPEADPARAPETNGRAQPRVRLETIFKF; encoded by the coding sequence ATGGCGGGGTTCGAAGGATTTGGTATGCGGTTCGGTGGTTTCCTGGCTGTGATGGTGGCGACGACGGCGATGGCCGCGTCGACGTCGGCGCTCGCCCAAAGCACATCCACCGTTTCCCTTTCGGAGGCCCAGGCGGCGCAGCGTAACGCGCCGGCGCCGCAGCGTCGCGGTCTGCGGCTCAACGATCGTGGCCGCTGGGGCCTGGATTTCAACCTGAACCAGCCCGTGGGTCGCGAGACCGACTGGGGTGACGTCGAGGCCGGCGCCTATTACCGCCTGAACGACCGTCTGCGTGTCGGCGCCGCTGCGGCCGTCAGCACGCCGGAAGCCGATCCGGCCCGCGCGCCCGAAACCAACGGCCGAGCCCAGCCCCGCGTCCGTCTGGAAACCATCTTCAAGTTCTGA
- a CDS encoding Gfo/Idh/MocA family protein: protein MPNTPALKIGVAGVGVMGRNHARVASEMREFDLTTVFDPDAVTAEGVAAAYGASPVTTAQAFVDAGLDAAIVATPNRFHAEIGVALLEKGVHVLVEKPIAASVADAQRMIDAAKANDRVLMVGQVERFNPAVETVKRAVADDDIISIQITRVGPFPPRMGEVGVVIDLAVHDIDIIRHLTGSEIVEVQPQLARTRADREDTALLQFRLDSGVIAHITTNWVTPYKTRTLQVATKTKFIVADLITRQVTEYFGQQPDGSYSTRMLNSWPAEPLKKELEAFARGITTGETPAVTGEDGLRNLEVALRCLGEH from the coding sequence ATGCCGAACACCCCCGCTCTCAAGATCGGCGTCGCCGGCGTCGGCGTCATGGGCCGCAACCATGCGCGCGTCGCCTCCGAGATGCGCGAGTTCGACCTGACCACCGTCTTCGATCCCGATGCGGTGACGGCCGAGGGCGTCGCCGCCGCCTATGGCGCATCGCCCGTCACGACGGCCCAGGCCTTCGTCGACGCCGGTCTGGACGCCGCCATCGTCGCCACCCCCAACCGATTCCACGCCGAAATCGGCGTGGCCCTGCTGGAAAAGGGCGTCCACGTCCTGGTCGAAAAGCCGATCGCCGCCAGCGTCGCCGACGCCCAGCGCATGATCGATGCAGCCAAGGCCAATGACCGCGTTCTGATGGTCGGTCAGGTCGAGCGCTTCAATCCCGCGGTCGAAACCGTCAAGCGCGCCGTCGCCGACGACGACATCATCTCGATCCAGATCACCCGGGTCGGTCCCTTCCCGCCTCGCATGGGCGAGGTCGGCGTGGTCATTGATCTGGCCGTGCACGACATCGACATCATCCGCCACCTGACGGGTTCCGAGATCGTTGAGGTCCAGCCGCAACTGGCCCGCACGCGCGCGGACCGCGAGGACACGGCCCTGCTTCAGTTCCGCCTGGACAGCGGGGTGATCGCCCATATCACCACAAACTGGGTCACCCCCTACAAGACCCGCACCCTGCAGGTCGCGACCAAGACCAAGTTCATCGTCGCCGATCTCATCACGCGCCAGGTCACCGAATATTTCGGCCAGCAGCCGGACGGCTCCTATTCGACCCGGATGCTGAACAGCTGGCCGGCCGAACCGCTGAAGAAGGAGCTGGAGGCCTTCGCCCGGGGCATCACGACCGGCGAAACGCCGGCCGTCACCGGCGAAGACGGCCTGCGCAATCTCGAGGTCGCGCTGCGCTGCCTCGGTGAACACTGA
- a CDS encoding response regulator transcription factor: MPTPKTILIIDDDDDLREALAEQLNLHEEFKTQQAATATDGVRMGREIRADLILLDVDLPDMDGREACRLLRKDGVSTPVIMLTAQSADADAILGLDAGANDYVTKPFRFAVLLARIRAHLRSHEQSEDAVFTIGPYEFRPAAKVLMDAKGKKVRLTEKETNILKYLYRAGAKPVSREELLTEVWGYNAGVTTHTLETHIYRLRQKIEPEPGHARLLLTDAGGYRLQP, translated from the coding sequence ATGCCTACGCCCAAGACCATTCTGATCATTGACGACGACGACGACCTGCGCGAGGCCTTGGCCGAGCAGCTGAACCTGCATGAGGAGTTCAAGACTCAGCAGGCCGCAACCGCGACCGATGGCGTGCGAATGGGGCGCGAGATCCGCGCCGATCTGATCCTATTGGACGTCGATCTGCCCGACATGGATGGCCGCGAGGCCTGTCGCCTGTTGCGCAAGGACGGGGTTTCGACACCGGTCATCATGCTGACGGCGCAGTCGGCGGACGCCGACGCCATCCTGGGCCTGGACGCCGGAGCCAACGATTATGTCACCAAGCCCTTCCGGTTCGCCGTGCTGCTGGCGCGCATCCGCGCCCATCTACGCAGTCATGAACAGTCCGAGGACGCCGTCTTCACCATTGGCCCCTACGAGTTCCGGCCCGCCGCCAAGGTGCTGATGGACGCCAAGGGCAAGAAGGTGCGGTTGACCGAGAAGGAAACCAATATCCTCAAATACCTCTATCGCGCCGGCGCCAAGCCGGTGTCGCGCGAAGAGTTGCTGACCGAGGTCTGGGGCTACAACGCCGGGGTCACGACCCATACGCTGGAAACCCATATCTATCGCCTACGCCAGAAGATCGAACCGGAACCCGGTCATGCCCGCCTTCTGCTAACCGATGCGGGCGGGTATCGACTTCAACCCTGA
- a CDS encoding DegT/DnrJ/EryC1/StrS family aminotransferase — protein sequence MIPFIDLQAQRQRLSGKIEAAVQEAVVGGAWVMGPQVRQFEADLAAFGQAKHALGCGNGTDALILPLIAWGVRTGDAVFCPSFTFTATAEVVPWLGASPVFVDVDAHTYNMDPAKLEAAIEGVKAEGRLTPKVVIAVDLFGQPADYPAIRAICDRHGLKLISDSAQGFGCTLNGDHPLKWADVTTTSFFPAKPLGCYGDGGAVLTDDDDLAQEMDSLRVHGKVVAKDLEAGAAAFAHDPKYLAMRIGMNSRLDTIQAAILIEKLKVFDQEIEWRNRIAARYNERLALHVSAVPHVIDGGVSIWAQYTIEHEDRDGLAAHLKDQGVPTAVYYPVPMHMQPAYQRFPQGAGGLPVTERLRDRVLSLPMHADLDEATQDKVVAAVASYKG from the coding sequence ATGATCCCCTTCATCGACCTTCAGGCCCAGCGCCAACGCCTTAGCGGCAAGATTGAGGCCGCGGTTCAGGAGGCCGTCGTCGGCGGCGCCTGGGTGATGGGTCCGCAGGTCCGCCAGTTCGAGGCCGACCTCGCCGCCTTCGGTCAGGCCAAACACGCCTTGGGCTGCGGCAACGGCACCGACGCCCTGATCCTGCCGTTGATCGCCTGGGGCGTTCGCACAGGCGACGCCGTCTTCTGCCCCAGCTTCACCTTCACGGCCACGGCCGAGGTCGTTCCCTGGCTGGGCGCCTCGCCCGTGTTCGTGGACGTCGACGCCCACACCTACAATATGGACCCGGCCAAGCTTGAGGCGGCCATCGAAGGAGTCAAGGCCGAGGGTCGCCTGACGCCCAAGGTGGTCATCGCCGTCGATCTGTTCGGTCAGCCGGCCGACTATCCCGCCATCCGCGCCATCTGCGACCGCCATGGGCTGAAGCTGATCTCAGATTCGGCGCAAGGCTTCGGCTGCACCCTGAACGGCGACCATCCGCTGAAATGGGCCGACGTCACCACGACCAGCTTCTTCCCGGCCAAGCCCCTGGGCTGCTACGGCGACGGCGGTGCGGTGCTGACCGACGACGACGATCTGGCTCAGGAAATGGATTCCCTTCGCGTGCACGGCAAGGTCGTCGCCAAGGACCTCGAGGCCGGCGCCGCCGCCTTCGCCCACGACCCCAAATATCTGGCCATGCGCATCGGCATGAACAGCCGGCTGGACACCATCCAGGCCGCCATCCTGATCGAGAAGCTGAAGGTCTTCGATCAGGAAATCGAATGGCGCAACCGGATCGCCGCCCGTTACAACGAACGCCTCGCGCTCCATGTCTCGGCCGTGCCCCACGTCATCGACGGCGGCGTTTCCATCTGGGCGCAATACACGATCGAGCATGAGGACCGCGACGGGCTGGCCGCGCACTTGAAGGATCAGGGCGTGCCCACCGCCGTCTATTATCCGGTGCCCATGCACATGCAGCCGGCCTATCAGCGCTTCCCGCAGGGTGCGGGCGGCCTGCCCGTCACCGAACGGCTGAGGGACCGGGTCCTCAGCCTGCCGATGCACGCCGATCTGGACGAGGCGACCCAGGACAAGGTCGTCGCCGCCGTCGCCAGCTACAAGGGCTAA
- a CDS encoding thiamine phosphate synthase, which translates to MILPAGYSDDARALWNAATALNRAAAAVSPAAAALPPMLFFTDPDRTLRPWETAARLPAGSAVIYRAFGASDAVETGHRLRDATAGRDVKLLVGLAPNLAEAIDADGLHLPERAADQAARIRSDRPGWILTAAWHGSSSAPEAVNALILSPVFPAGGASAGKPALGVNAFEQHVKAAGMPVYALGGVTPENAATLARTGACGLAAVNAIQSAFR; encoded by the coding sequence ATGATCCTGCCGGCCGGTTACAGCGACGATGCGCGCGCGCTCTGGAACGCCGCGACCGCTCTAAACCGCGCCGCCGCCGCTGTCAGCCCGGCCGCCGCAGCGTTGCCGCCGATGCTGTTCTTCACCGACCCGGATCGCACGCTCCGACCGTGGGAGACGGCGGCGCGCCTTCCCGCCGGCTCGGCGGTGATCTATCGCGCCTTTGGCGCCTCCGATGCCGTCGAGACGGGGCATCGGCTTCGGGATGCGACGGCCGGTCGGGACGTGAAATTGCTGGTTGGGCTGGCCCCCAATCTGGCCGAGGCGATCGACGCCGACGGGCTGCACCTGCCCGAACGGGCTGCGGACCAAGCAGCGCGCATCCGCTCGGACCGACCTGGCTGGATCCTGACGGCGGCTTGGCATGGCTCTTCGTCCGCGCCCGAAGCCGTGAACGCCCTGATCCTGTCGCCGGTGTTTCCGGCGGGCGGTGCGTCCGCCGGCAAACCCGCATTGGGCGTAAATGCATTCGAACAGCATGTGAAAGCCGCCGGCATGCCGGTCTATGCGCTGGGCGGCGTCACGCCAGAGAACGCCGCAACGCTTGCACGCACAGGCGCATGCGGCTTAGCAGCGGTGAATGCGATTCAGTCAGCGTTTCGCTGA